Genomic DNA from Alosa alosa isolate M-15738 ecotype Scorff River chromosome 6, AALO_Geno_1.1, whole genome shotgun sequence:
CAGGAAGAGTGATATTGAGGGGGTTATGTCATTTGTTGTACACACATGGCATCAACGGCATCATCATGTGAACATTAAGGAACAAACAAAGTGTGATTGCATTTTCATATGGTCATTTTCATGGCACTAAAATTGTATTTTAAAATTGTAACTAGTAGGAACATGAAAATAGTAGCTCAATGTTAGATCATTTAgttaatgttaaaatgttatacTTTTAATAGTAAataagttaaatagttgagtagtttaaatagttaaattatttaatagtgaattattgtagtgaggacatttattttgaaacagttgtgggcagaggaaatagtagtcttaagagagccagactgtatgcttaaagcctgagacagagtatatagtttaaaagttgaatgtagatagtgtaatggatgttgatagacagaaagttgaatggatgttgataggcagattgtttaatggatgttgatggatagtttaatgggtggatgagtgaatggtttaaagaggatgaatggatagaaagttggttGAAATGtgccttgtagaatggagagacacagagagagttggcctagttcagcagaaagcagttgatacaggtgcaatcagttgaactgattctttgatggggcctagatttgcagctggaagttgatacaggtgcaaatcaagttaattagtccattgtgatgtcatcagcctaatgttaagtctatggggaaattttgagtagtttttaataaatagtttaaaaagtctaaaagttgcaaagatgaaaaatacattgcccagatgtcctaagtaagacctacgtaacatagtttgaatgaagtttctacgttaaacggttgaagctgcattaattccgtaagaagaagaagaagaagaagaagaagaagaagaagcctaggaagaacagtacagtgcattttcatgcactgtaataagaaaaagaagaagaagacttcagataacagaacagtgcattttcatgcactgtaaaaaagatgaagacataggatttgaacagaaatatttcacAGTACTTGGTTTTAGGGCCCATTGGTGATGCAGAAAAGTTTTGATCAAAATCTGATATTTgttctgatttgacatggaaggACCCACCCTTATTCAGGTTAAGTGCCATACCCTTTCTTTATAGGTGCAAACAGGTTCTGCAATTAAGGGGAAATGTTAAAAACATTACTAAGTTGGAAAATGAAATAATGCTGTTATCAGCACATTGACAGTTGCTTGGGTTCAGTGTGGATCAATAGATTAGGAAGGTTCAATGCCAGTATCTCAAGGACATAGCCTCATCTTGGCCTTGTGCTATCTGTTTCCGTCCTTGCAGAAATGCTCCAGTTTGTCAGCAACCAGGTGGGGGACTTCCCCGACCTCTTTGAGGACCAGATGAATGGTGGCTCTGGCTCTGTGCAGAACGGGATGGCGCAGACCCCTCGCCAGGCCCCCGCTGCCCCTCCGACCCCCCAAACCCCTCAGACGGTCCAGGCCACCACGTTCCAAACCACCCTGGCCGTCACGCCAGCCACGACGCTGCCGCCCCACTCACTCCCACTCACGCCGCCCCAGACGCCAGTGCAGACGGTGACGGCGACCCAGGTGCGCACGCCGCCCCTGCTGCAGCCGCGGCCCCAGCAGCAGCTCCAGGCCATccagccccagcagcagcagcagcagcagcaggccatGCAGCCCATACAGGTGCAGACGCAGGCCATCCCCATGCACACGCAAGCCCTCACCATGCAGACACAGAGCTTCCCCGTGCAGACCCAGACACTGGCCGTGCACAACCAGGCGGTGCCTGTGCACACGCAGGGGCAGACGGTGATGTTCACGTCGGCCCCCAATCAATCTCGTTTTATTCAGAACCCCGTCATCTGCCACCAGAGCCCCACTTCTGGCTTCCAGGGTGAGTCTTACATACACTCTGCCATACATAAACCTAATCTCTTCTTATTCATTACCTTAAAGCACCTTTGTTTTCACACATCATTAACCCTGTTGTATAATGCCCCTCCCCTTATTCCCCACAGTCCTCCAACCACAGATGCAGAGCATTGTGACATCTCCGCAGGTGCAGCCAATGACAATCCAGCATCAGCGCCTGCTGACACCATCAGGACAGACCATCCAGACCCTCTCCACAGCGCCCACTGCTGTGCACACAGTGCAACAACAGGTGCAACAAGTCCCAGTGAGTGTTGTGTGGCTGCATTCACAATAGGGCTGGCCTATATGACTTTAAAATGGCTTTTAATGgctgataataataatgatctGCTCAAAAGACATCGCTGTAATAAAATCTGTCTAATTTTTTACCTATAAAAGGTTTTTTAAGTTGGTAAGAGGTCAGATATGGGAGTATATTTCTGATTATATCCTGAGGATAGCCGTTGATTGTGTATCCATTTCGCTGTTGTCGTTCCTTTCAAATaggtattatttattttctaatCTCGCTTTCTCTCATAGGTTCTGGTCCATCAGCCCCAGATCCTGAAAAATGACACTCTGGTTCTGACGACGCTAAAACCTGACGGAACCCAGGTGCTGTCCACCATGCAGAACCCCACTGGCATCACCACCCTTACAACCCCTATTCAAACTACTGCTCTTCAGGTTCCGGTATgtaccattttgttttgtttgtttgtgtgtttgtttgcatttgtCCGTGGCTTAACCCTGTTTCTGTTCCCTTGATGACACTCTGCTCTTGTCTTCAAACAgcattctttcttttcctcttctcaGACGCTGATGGGCAGCAACATCCTGACCACTGTGCCGGTCATGATGGGTAGCAGCGACAAGCTGCCCATCAAGCAGCTGTCATCAGGCACCGCCCAGAGTGGACTTCAGAGCAGGCCGAGCATCGAGCATGGCTCACCAGTGACGGTGGGCCCTGGGGGAGTGGTGAAAGAGGGCGAGCGCAGGACCACCCACAACATCATCGAGAAGAGGTACCGCTCCTCCATCAACGACAAGATCATCGAGCTCCGCGACCTCGTCATGGGGCATGATGCCAAGGTAAGCCACCATAATAAGATATTGAGTTTTTACATGTTTCGGGGGCATTTCAGTATACTTGTAGGTAAAACATTGTACATTTTAGAGACATTTCAGAATATGTGTTGTTAAAGCATATTGTTTAATCCTCTTTTGTCCTCTTTTCATCTCCTCTAGATGCACAAGTCAGGTGTGTTGCGCAAGGCCATCGACTACATCAAGTACCTGCAGCAGGTCAATCACAAGCTGCGGCAGGAGAACCTGACCCTCAAGATGGCTAACCAGAAGAACAGTATGTCACCTTCTCCTCCATGACCACTGATAAGGTTCCACTTGTTTTTATACCCCTCTTGAGGCCCAGCCTCTGACCTCTGCTCCACTCTCTCCCAGAGTCGGTGTGTCTGCCTGAAGATATAGAGATGAAGCCAGAGCTGCAGATGATGTCTCCTCCAGCCTCTGACTCAGGCTCTGGCTCCCCTGACCAGTTCTCCCCCTACTGCATTGACTCTGAGCCGGCCAGCCCTCTTCTGGAGCACGAGCAGGTAGGATGGCTGGTTCTCTTTATGGCCTCGGGCCTACAACAGTAGCCTTATAGTGCTTTAATAGAGCCTTGGCAAGTACATAATATATTTCCCTATGGTGTGCAATTAAGTCATAATGTTAGGATATCCTGGTAGACAGAGTCTACCCCAAggacatgtatttttttaagaCTATAAAgtataattatttaaatactttatctaatgtcatgtcatgtcatgttaatTGCCACACTAGAGTGCTTACAGGCCCTCTCTGACTGTATTATTATATTGAGTGAGGCATGTGAAGGCCTCATCTGGCTCTGTGCCATCTCAcctctgtttctgtgtgctCTACATCCCACCCTGACCCTGCACCCTCAGTTGAAGAGTGAGCCAGAATCGCCGTCCACCGTGGGTGTGATGGACCGCTCCCGCCTTCTCCTGTGCGCCCTCAccttcctctgcctctccctcaaCCCGCTGCCCGCCCTACTGGGCTCAGAGGCTCACGGCGGACCCAGCTGGGGGTCAGAGGCGGGCGGCCATGGACCTACCAGAACTCTCTTTGGCATTGAACTCTCTCCAACACAGAACTTGGGTGAGTTCAGTGAAATATTTGTTCTGCTAACTTACCAGCTCGTATCTGAATGTTTTATTATGAACAAATTCACTTGGCCATTCAGGGTGTTTAATCACCCCTTGTTATGTTGGTGGAAAGTACCATAAGTGTATTCATAGTTGAAGTAATAATATCAAGCACAAGTTCAGATAGGGACAGGTTCACACAGGTGTGTATGGATGGATGAAGAGTAAATTGCATTCTAGATTTGCCAGCAAGGCAAGGCATGGTGCATGCTTCAAATGTGTTAGACTGAGTTTTCATATTGTGCCACCATCCTGCAGCTTCCTGGTTATGGTGTCTGTTGCCATGGGTGATGGTGTGGACGCTGAGTGGGATTGGTgcggtgtgggggtgtgtgcggGTGCTCTACCTATGGGAGCCCGTCACCCCTCTCCACTCACCCAGATCAGTGTCTTTCTGGAGGCACCGCAAGCAGGCCGACCTTCATCTGTACAGGGTGAGTTTCACCACTTGGCCTGTTACATGGATTTACTCCAaaatctcttctcttttctttactCTGCTGTTCTAAAAACTTGAGTCACAAGTTTCGTATTGCTTGGAAATACTTTGCCAAACCTTATAACCAGATTATTTTGTAATGTTATCAGACTGACCtcccatctctgtctctttctgtgtgtgtgtgtgtgtgtgtgtgtgtgtgtgtgtgtgtgtgtgtgtgtgtgtgtgtgcgtgccctcAGGGTGATTACTCTGCTGCAGTCACCAGCCTCGAGACCTGCCTGTCCATCTTATCCAGAGCTCTTCCCACCAGCAGACTGGACctcgcctgctctctctcctggaACTTGATTCGCTACTGTCTCCATAGGCCCACCCCCTTGGGATGGCTCGTGCGCCAGGTTGGTGGCAGACACGAGGGGGAGGAGTCTCAGACCAGTGCTCGCGATGCAGCTCTGGTCTACCACCGACTGAGCCAGCTCCAACTTACAGGTGAGCATGGAAGTTTTAACATCGTTGAGTTTTAACACCGTTGAGTTTTAACACTTTTGAGTGTACACCACTGTGTGGACAGTACAACTGCAGGAAGTGGACTAGTTGTTTAAAACGCCTCGCTCTGTGTTTGTAGGTAAACTGGCCGAGGGCAACAGCCTCAGGGCCCTGTCTCTGTCCCTGAGCGCCGTGAACCTGAGCGAGAGCGCCCAGGGGAAGATGCCCGCCACCCAGCTGGCACAGATGTACGTCACCGCCGCCACTGCCCTCCGCACCGCACTGGGCCACCACCTGTCCTGCCTCCCTGTGAGTGCCCATCTTCAGTCTCTAACTGCCTCCAGTCCTCTCTGGTATCCTCCGGAGACCTACTTACTTCTGTCCCCTctgctgtgttctgttcttCTGCATATACTGTAGGGACTTGCTTTATCTAAGGCTTTTTGACCCAATGATTtcacatcttttttttcttttgattaCTGTGTTGTCAAAGCTATACTGTAATATTGTAGTGTTCATTTCATGGCAGTGATTTTTGGCTAAGCCAAGcttttttgttttataattGTTAAAGGTATTTAGTGTAGCTCTAGGCCACTAGGGTGCATTATGAAGCCAAAGCCATACACAAATCATATCCCCAACTTTGTTTTAGTTTGTTTGCTAGCTGGTTGTTCCATTTTGTTTCATGTTACTTTTGTGGTTATTTCTGTCTTCATGGAAGTTAGTCTCCCCTAACAGCTCTTTAGAGAGTTCACTCTAAcccacctgtctctctctccctgtggtgCAGGGCTATCTGCTGAACCAGGCCGAGAATGTGGCCAGCCAATCAGACGGGAAGCCCATCCCTGATGGACTGCGCTGGCTCTTCACCCCATTGGGCAGGCAGTTCTTCCTGAGCTGTGATTGGTCAGTGAAGTCGGAGAGTCACGAGGGAGTGTACACATCCCAGAGAGACCAAGGTAAGCATACACAGTGTTTCCAGGTGTGCAAAAATAATTGGCTTACATatttaatgaaaacaaaatgaaaaatttACATTAAAAATAGTTTGGCAAAAGCCATTTAGGCATTTCGATTTGTTTGCCTTTTCGTTATCATTGTGCATGGTGTGGTATGAGTAATTTTGTGTCCCTTGGTCCGCTCATTCCTCTTGTCTCACCTCTTTCTGTCCTCCAGTGGACCCCATCGCCCAGCTGCACTGCTGCTTCTGTGAGCGGCTTCTGGAGAGGGCTGTCCACTCCCTTAACCAGCCCAACAGCGACTCTGAGGCCAACAAATGCAAAGATGACTCTGGGTACGATGCTTCATTGTCTTCCTTCAACTTTCCTTTTCATTTTCTGCTCTAGCTTTTTGCTAAATATTTTATCCCATTTGATTTTATCCAGTTTTATTTAGTTCCTTCATTTTCTCCCATTAATTTGCACCAATCAGTCCTTTTTAATTGTCTTTTTAAGGACAAAACTGCTTCATTTCAGTGGCATTGTGATCATTCTCCGTGAATGTGACGGTACGCGTGTATTTTCCGACCCTATGAACAATTCCTTCCCTGTTGACCCACAGGGAGTTCTCTAGCACTCTGGAGTTCCTCCAGCTGCTGACCAGCTGCACCGAAGAGTCCCCCGCCACCTCGGCCTCCTTCCCAGCACTGcccaatcaaaacacaacacCAGGTGCAGCCCCGTACTTCATTTGCTATCAACACAACTATCCTACTACTCTTCCTGTGCAGACCATTATGCGGCGATCACACTGGAAATAACAAAGTGGCAGCGGCAAAGCACAATGccacgctcagaccataatattTCAAAAGAAGTTCTATCTTGTTCCTAAGTTACATGAACAGTCTATGCTCGCGTCacactttgaaagttgaaccaagttcaataGGAATTGGGAATAGGAATCTGGGATAGCAATCTGCCGTCTGCCGCTGGTCAGTGTGATCAGATAAATCTGGTGAGCCGGTCATTGAAAATATGGCTAGTAATGGTTTGGAATATTAGAAATTAGGTAATATTTATGATGCCACATACTTAATCCACCTTATTTAATATTATATGTTTTCTATCTCTGTGTCTTGTCCATGACTCGTGTGTGTCTATCTTTGCCCCTGTGCTGCTCAGTGGGAGACCCTGTGTGCCGCTGGTGGGTGCTGGTCTTGAAGGCTGCGGTTCACTGGCTGCAGGGTGATGATGCAGCTGTGAGGTCgttactggctgaggctgaaCGGGTCCCCAGAGCACTGCACACACTCGagtacgttgtgtgtgtgtgtgtgtgtgtgcgtctttgtgTTTGCTCTTGTTATTTGGCAAGTGTTGGATCTCATCACATGTAGCTGTCCTCTGCtctattgtctctctctctctctgtgccttacACAGACTGCTGTGCATAGATGAAAAGCACTTCTCTTTGTGTAGTTCTGGATGTGTGCATGACGGTGTATGTTCTCTTGCCCCTCACAGCCACCCCCTGCCCAAGGCCGTGCAGCAGCTGTGCAAGGCCGTGCAGGTGAGCCTGAGTCCACAGAAGGGGGAGGGCGTGGGCGCCTGCCTGGCCCACTGCGAGCGCTCCAGTGCATACCTGCGGGCGAGCATCTCCGTGCAGCTCGCCCAGTCGGCCACCTGGCTCAACAAGGTGAGTCACACCCAGTACACTGCTCATTTCCCACATCGCTGAGCACTTATAATGTACACAAAGGCACCTTGTCATGTTGATGTTCAGCTTGGTCTGACACCGAGCTTCACATAGATAGATTCTTTTATTTAATGTCCCCAGAGGCATTTTCACACATCACATGGCTTACAGAGAGCCTTTGGATTGCAGTTACCCATAAGCCACCTGTGCAGTTACTTTCATACCCTATTTATTTTGAACCGCCCACTTTTCATTGTTGTGCCTTTTCTTGTATACAGTGAAGGTCATATTTGAAGAGGTacataaaaaacaaatatgcaGACTcctacataaatacacacacagtatatgttcaccatttcagacacacaccatTTCGGGCTTgccgtgtatgcgtgtgtctttgtgtcagtgtatgtttgtgttcgCACTATGAAATGTACTCTGGGTGGTTGGGGGTGGCTGTGGTGCATTGTAGTTGCATTGCATGATCCTGCGACCCAGTGCAATGTGTCTGCAGTGCAACACAGAGGCCCCCCCTAAAGTCTGCCCGTGCCTGTGATACCCTCCTCtcaacacacgcacgcgcacacacacacacacagacacacacacacagacacaaaatacGATCAACACCACCTGCTGACACAGAACACACCCCATGGTGCCTCACAGTACAGAGTTCTCACATGCCCTTTGTGTACTCTCACTTCAGGGGGTGGAGCTTCTGGTGTGTGACCTCTTGCTGACCCTGCGAACCAACGTGTGGCAGCGCGGCAGCTCCAATGGGGAGTCAGGCCCTGCTCTCGGCTCCCAGTTGGCTGGCTTCCAGAGAGACCTGAGCTCCTTGCGTAGACTGGGACAGTGCTACCGTCAGGCCCAGCACAAGGTGGGAAAGTTGCCTTTTGTGATCAATtgttacatttgtgtgtgtgtgtgtattggaaaGGGTGTAGGAATTGGTAAATGGAATGTGC
This window encodes:
- the srebf2 gene encoding sterol regulatory element-binding protein 2 isoform X2, whose protein sequence is MDGGGEYISSMENMDPTLAELGDEFTLGDIDEMLQFVSNQVGDFPDLFEDQMNGGSGSVQNGMAQTPRQAPAAPPTPQTPQTVQATTFQTTLAVTPATTLPPHSLPLTPPQTPVQTVTATQVRTPPLLQPRPQQQLQAIQPQQQQQQQQAMQPIQVQTQAIPMHTQALTMQTQSFPVQTQTLAVHNQAVPVHTQGQTVMFTSAPNQSRFIQNPVICHQSPTSGFQVLQPQMQSIVTSPQVQPMTIQHQRLLTPSGQTIQTLSTAPTAVHTVQQQVQQVPVLVHQPQILKNDTLVLTTLKPDGTQVLSTMQNPTGITTLTTPIQTTALQVPTLMGSNILTTVPVMMGSSDKLPIKQLSSGTAQSGLQSRPSIEHGSPVTVGPGGVVKEGERRTTHNIIEKRYRSSINDKIIELRDLVMGHDAKMHKSGVLRKAIDYIKYLQQVNHKLRQENLTLKMANQKNKSVCLPEDIEMKPELQMMSPPASDSGSGSPDQFSPYCIDSEPASPLLEHEQLKSEPESPSTVGVMDRSRLLLCALTFLCLSLNPLPALLGSEAHGGPSWGSEAGGHGPTRTLFGIELSPTQNLASWLWCLLPWVMVWTLSGIGAVWGCVRVLYLWEPVTPLHSPRSVSFWRHRKQADLHLYRGDYSAAVTSLETCLSILSRALPTSRLDLACSLSWNLIRYCLHRPTPLGWLVRQVGGRHEGEESQTSARDAALVYHRLSQLQLTGKLAEGNSLRALSLSLSAVNLSESAQGKMPATQLAQMYVTAATALRTALGHHLSCLPGYLLNQAENVASQSDGKPIPDGLRWLFTPLGRQFFLSCDWSVKSESHEGVYTSQRDQVDPIAQLHCCFCERLLERAVHSLNQPNSDSEANKCKDDSGEFSSTLEFLQLLTSCTEESPATSASFPALPNQNTTPVGDPVCRWWVLVLKAAVHWLQGDDAAVRSLLAEAERVPRALHTLDHPLPKAVQQLCKAVQVSLSPQKGEGVGACLAHCERSSAYLRASISVQLAQSATWLNKGVELLVCDLLLTLRTNVWQRGSSNGESGPALGSQLAGFQRDLSSLRRLGQCYRQAQHKVFLHETTVRLMAGASPTRTHQLLEHSLRRRPQNSGQAAEGILGERERAHAILLACRHLPLPLLTPPGHRARLLAEAKRTLERVGDRRSVQDCQQILLRLGGGTTIAAS
- the srebf2 gene encoding sterol regulatory element-binding protein 2 isoform X1, with the translated sequence MDGGGEYISSMENMDPTLAELGDEFTLGDIDEMLQFVSNQVGDFPDLFEDQMNGGSGSVQNGMAQTPRQAPAAPPTPQTPQTVQATTFQTTLAVTPATTLPPHSLPLTPPQTPVQTVTATQVRTPPLLQPRPQQQLQAIQPQQQQQQQQAMQPIQVQTQAIPMHTQALTMQTQSFPVQTQTLAVHNQAVPVHTQGQTVMFTSAPNQSRFIQNPVICHQSPTSGFQVLQPQMQSIVTSPQVQPMTIQHQRLLTPSGQTIQTLSTAPTAVHTVQQQVQQVPVLVHQPQILKNDTLVLTTLKPDGTQVLSTMQNPTGITTLTTPIQTTALQVPHSFFSSSQTLMGSNILTTVPVMMGSSDKLPIKQLSSGTAQSGLQSRPSIEHGSPVTVGPGGVVKEGERRTTHNIIEKRYRSSINDKIIELRDLVMGHDAKMHKSGVLRKAIDYIKYLQQVNHKLRQENLTLKMANQKNKSVCLPEDIEMKPELQMMSPPASDSGSGSPDQFSPYCIDSEPASPLLEHEQLKSEPESPSTVGVMDRSRLLLCALTFLCLSLNPLPALLGSEAHGGPSWGSEAGGHGPTRTLFGIELSPTQNLASWLWCLLPWVMVWTLSGIGAVWGCVRVLYLWEPVTPLHSPRSVSFWRHRKQADLHLYRGDYSAAVTSLETCLSILSRALPTSRLDLACSLSWNLIRYCLHRPTPLGWLVRQVGGRHEGEESQTSARDAALVYHRLSQLQLTGKLAEGNSLRALSLSLSAVNLSESAQGKMPATQLAQMYVTAATALRTALGHHLSCLPGYLLNQAENVASQSDGKPIPDGLRWLFTPLGRQFFLSCDWSVKSESHEGVYTSQRDQVDPIAQLHCCFCERLLERAVHSLNQPNSDSEANKCKDDSGEFSSTLEFLQLLTSCTEESPATSASFPALPNQNTTPVGDPVCRWWVLVLKAAVHWLQGDDAAVRSLLAEAERVPRALHTLDHPLPKAVQQLCKAVQVSLSPQKGEGVGACLAHCERSSAYLRASISVQLAQSATWLNKGVELLVCDLLLTLRTNVWQRGSSNGESGPALGSQLAGFQRDLSSLRRLGQCYRQAQHKVFLHETTVRLMAGASPTRTHQLLEHSLRRRPQNSGQAAEGILGERERAHAILLACRHLPLPLLTPPGHRARLLAEAKRTLERVGDRRSVQDCQQILLRLGGGTTIAAS